From a single Bacillus pumilus genomic region:
- the drmA gene encoding DISARM system helicase DrmA, whose amino-acid sequence MKQYTVLRKGLIHELETYLIGPRMQDEILGKNIRPMQFYLTGKLVPFGSTSDVINERDNAIETHVQVSEEKIDEQLTLKKLFRSSTMGISFKLKKLTTVEIEASWAIYEDKEHKRLPQAENWKIDLSNQRTGTLENLNESKYGKVRYTVNYRNNLYHVNIFLMNSLKRENQYPEQDEVMFQSSLKVHIPTIHVAKFTSKADQYHVQNELLYRDKEELAIGHGVGVDWKTVENITAIYSTWMPRFELPNVEHCKIENQSFKMKDLSEYPVDILKEKLSVIPSAYKLWLNHETKIVNELPDYLKSEAEQNILKVKNTIERLEEGISLVTKSNNSLYYLAFQFANRAMLLQRAQSGVAQTYRTTGERIKPTLDGEWRLFQLIFLLMNVAGISDEQHIDREIVDLIWFPTGGGKTEAYLGVAAYVMAYRRLLAPKQVDKYAGITVFMRYTLRLLTTQQFQRAAALICAAEVLRKPNANLFGEEPFSIGLWIGQDSSPNKFVDAMDKLKQLRDGKEVKTGNPIQLINCPWCGSELGPEQYEINTNSQKICCSNKACAFKHGIPVYTVDEAIYLKLPTLLIGTVDKIAQLPWKQDMHELFGNKNVYHREVGFKYSNSIPRGYSRINRLKPPELIIQDELHLISGPLGSLTGLYEVATDLLTRNNGRPAKVIASTATISGADEQIRALYGREMQQFPLAVQKANDNFVSKEVPTSEKPGRCYVGICAPGVSNKIQAIQTYSAYATITRSEPKFKVDPYYTMLGYFNTVKELASMVTTFKDEVNSRLNMLDPTNKFEHDLAVEELTSRKKAQEIPQLLTQMEKTLDEAGVLDAVLATNMISVGVDVDRLGTMFVQGQPKTTSEYIQATSRVGRKYPGVVFVLLNSLRSRDLSHFERFKAYHQALYRHVETMSVTPFAKGALYKGLTGTFIGFMRQTIMEINAEQSPKKIVQLQNKVDTETVQFLERVQNANGATIENEVKDLLEWWRELAWKHAEDTLAYKESKYVKAYLLKNFNEEVNVKDALPAMMSLRNVEAAIEIEVLKS is encoded by the coding sequence ATGAAGCAATATACAGTTTTGCGAAAAGGATTAATTCATGAATTAGAAACATATTTAATTGGTCCACGAATGCAAGATGAGATTCTTGGAAAGAATATACGCCCAATGCAATTTTATTTAACAGGGAAGTTAGTTCCGTTTGGTTCAACATCAGATGTTATAAATGAACGTGATAATGCAATAGAAACGCATGTGCAAGTCAGTGAAGAAAAGATAGATGAACAACTTACATTAAAAAAACTGTTCCGCTCATCTACTATGGGCATTAGTTTTAAACTTAAAAAATTAACAACTGTTGAAATTGAAGCTTCTTGGGCTATTTATGAGGACAAAGAACATAAGCGTCTACCACAAGCGGAAAATTGGAAAATTGACCTTTCAAATCAGAGAACAGGCACATTAGAAAATTTAAATGAATCTAAGTATGGAAAAGTGCGTTATACCGTTAATTATAGAAATAACTTATATCACGTAAATATTTTTTTAATGAATAGCTTAAAGAGAGAAAATCAATATCCTGAACAAGATGAAGTGATGTTTCAAAGCTCTTTAAAAGTACATATACCTACAATTCATGTTGCTAAATTTACATCTAAAGCTGATCAGTATCATGTCCAAAATGAACTTCTTTATCGTGACAAAGAAGAATTAGCAATCGGTCATGGCGTGGGGGTTGATTGGAAAACAGTCGAAAATATTACAGCGATTTATTCAACATGGATGCCACGTTTTGAATTGCCGAATGTAGAACATTGTAAGATCGAAAATCAGTCATTTAAGATGAAGGATTTAAGTGAATATCCTGTAGACATTTTAAAAGAAAAATTAAGTGTTATACCATCAGCATATAAATTATGGTTGAATCATGAAACGAAAATAGTTAATGAGCTACCTGATTATTTAAAGAGTGAAGCAGAACAAAATATTTTAAAAGTAAAAAATACAATCGAACGTCTAGAAGAAGGCATTTCATTGGTTACAAAAAGTAATAATTCCTTATATTATTTGGCGTTTCAATTTGCAAACCGTGCGATGCTTTTGCAACGAGCGCAATCAGGTGTGGCTCAAACGTATCGTACTACTGGAGAGAGAATAAAACCTACATTAGATGGAGAATGGCGTTTATTCCAATTAATATTTCTACTTATGAATGTTGCCGGTATATCTGATGAACAGCATATAGATAGAGAAATTGTTGATTTAATTTGGTTCCCAACTGGGGGCGGTAAAACAGAGGCTTATTTAGGTGTGGCAGCTTATGTCATGGCATATCGCCGATTATTAGCCCCAAAACAAGTAGACAAGTATGCTGGAATTACAGTTTTTATGCGTTACACATTGCGTTTGTTAACAACGCAACAATTCCAGCGAGCTGCAGCTTTAATTTGTGCCGCCGAAGTTCTGCGTAAACCAAATGCAAATTTATTTGGAGAAGAGCCATTTAGTATAGGGCTTTGGATTGGACAGGATTCATCTCCTAATAAATTTGTAGATGCAATGGATAAGCTTAAACAATTACGAGACGGTAAAGAAGTTAAGACGGGCAATCCTATTCAACTAATAAACTGTCCGTGGTGTGGTTCGGAACTAGGGCCGGAGCAGTATGAAATTAACACGAATTCACAGAAAATTTGTTGTTCTAATAAAGCGTGTGCATTTAAACACGGAATTCCTGTTTATACAGTTGATGAGGCAATATATCTGAAGTTACCAACATTGCTAATTGGTACGGTAGATAAAATTGCTCAGTTACCTTGGAAACAAGATATGCATGAACTCTTTGGTAATAAAAACGTGTATCATCGTGAGGTAGGATTTAAATATAGTAATTCTATCCCAAGGGGATACAGTCGTATTAATCGTTTGAAACCACCTGAATTAATTATTCAAGATGAGCTTCATTTGATTTCAGGACCATTAGGCTCTTTAACAGGTTTATATGAGGTAGCAACTGATCTATTAACAAGAAATAACGGAAGACCAGCTAAAGTAATTGCTTCAACAGCAACAATTAGTGGTGCGGATGAGCAAATTCGAGCTTTATACGGTCGGGAAATGCAGCAGTTCCCATTAGCTGTTCAAAAAGCAAACGATAATTTTGTTTCAAAAGAGGTTCCAACTTCTGAAAAGCCAGGGCGATGCTATGTAGGAATTTGTGCACCAGGAGTTAGTAATAAAATTCAAGCGATTCAAACATATAGTGCATATGCAACGATAACAAGAAGTGAGCCAAAGTTTAAAGTAGATCCATATTATACAATGCTAGGCTATTTTAATACGGTTAAAGAATTGGCAAGTATGGTTACTACTTTTAAAGATGAAGTAAACTCAAGATTAAATATGCTAGATCCAACAAATAAATTTGAACATGATCTAGCCGTTGAAGAATTAACGAGCCGCAAAAAAGCACAAGAAATTCCACAGCTACTAACACAAATGGAGAAAACTTTAGATGAAGCAGGTGTTCTTGATGCTGTCCTTGCAACGAATATGATTTCAGTAGGTGTCGATGTGGACCGACTTGGGACAATGTTTGTACAAGGGCAACCGAAAACGACTTCCGAATATATTCAAGCGACGAGCCGTGTTGGACGTAAATATCCAGGCGTTGTATTTGTTCTTCTTAATTCACTACGGTCTAGAGATTTATCGCATTTTGAGCGTTTTAAAGCATACCATCAAGCACTCTACCGTCATGTAGAAACGATGAGTGTAACACCTTTTGCAAAAGGTGCTTTATATAAAGGGTTAACAGGTACGTTTATAGGATTTATGCGTCAAACGATTATGGAAATCAACGCTGAGCAAAGTCCGAAAAAAATAGTACAACTACAAAATAAAGTAGATACAGAGACCGTTCAATTTTTAGAAAGAGTTCAAAATGCTAATGGTGCAACCATTGAAAACGAAGTAAAGGATTTATTAGAATGGTGGCGAGAATTAGCTTGGAAGCACGCTGAAGATACATTAGCTTACAAAGAATCAAAATATGTTAAAGCTTACTTATTAAAAAACTTTAATGAAGAAGTGAATGTAAAAGATGCTCTTCCAGCAATGATGTCATTAAGAAATGTAGAAGCAGCCATTGAAATTGAGGTGTTAAAATCATGA
- the drmB gene encoding DUF1998 domain-containing protein — translation MNQQNETIRPSQLIYQSGPGAIVELLYQSVIVKSADQWQTRRAPQEKDVRITSFLGVDHVRILNENPDKQKIKAVEFPKWKICPKCHNMTNYDNTNCYYCTRKNEDDIQELYASRFVLACENGHLSDFPYEEWVHRNKPCTEQSKDPRLMLKTRGSSGSLSDLHVICLHCKHSESLGSIMKPEERENHSLFDCHGERPWISNTAKQKCNCKMKTTLRGASNVYSPSVMSFLQVPLTASSSEFEVLYLVEKDKENFSKAYLSMGEAGLEMACNFKNIPSSFIPAIKQYLDGSITLSESSTYESIKKQEWNTLIQDEINEERFSSKKVDIAPTLVPYFDGVFRVDSVPEVQVLKEFTRLDYIDRFTDEESKTQPVVITSEPKWLPAVRNYGEGIFFQFNLEKLLQWEQTEQITSAIVRAYNTQREEFKKSPLDILPRQILLHTFSHALLQELAAHCGYTTTSLKERIYANDDMYGAFIYTASGDSEGSLGGLTNLAQSEKLLPIIIRALEKMSYCSSDPICSDGEFEYHTSANGAACHACTFVSETSCEWGNLLLDRRTLININPNEKDGYFDQLLEM, via the coding sequence ATGAATCAACAAAATGAAACAATCAGACCTTCCCAACTAATATACCAATCAGGGCCAGGAGCAATCGTTGAACTTTTATATCAAAGCGTCATCGTGAAATCAGCAGATCAGTGGCAAACAAGAAGGGCGCCTCAAGAAAAAGATGTACGAATTACATCGTTTTTAGGAGTTGACCACGTACGCATTTTAAATGAAAATCCTGATAAACAAAAAATTAAAGCGGTTGAGTTTCCTAAATGGAAAATCTGTCCGAAGTGCCATAATATGACGAATTATGATAATACTAATTGTTATTATTGTACGCGGAAAAATGAAGATGACATTCAGGAGCTTTATGCAAGCCGCTTTGTATTAGCATGTGAAAATGGTCATTTGTCAGATTTTCCTTATGAAGAATGGGTACATCGAAATAAGCCTTGTACAGAACAATCTAAAGATCCACGATTAATGCTAAAAACCCGTGGCTCAAGTGGGTCTTTATCTGATTTACACGTGATTTGCTTGCACTGTAAGCATAGTGAAAGTTTAGGGAGTATTATGAAGCCTGAGGAAAGAGAGAATCATAGTTTATTTGATTGTCATGGGGAACGACCCTGGATTAGTAATACTGCCAAACAGAAATGTAATTGTAAAATGAAAACGACGTTGCGTGGCGCATCTAATGTTTATTCACCTTCTGTTATGAGTTTTTTACAAGTGCCTTTAACAGCATCTAGCTCAGAATTTGAGGTTCTATATTTAGTAGAAAAAGATAAAGAAAATTTTAGTAAAGCATATCTAAGTATGGGTGAAGCAGGTCTTGAAATGGCATGTAATTTTAAAAATATCCCTTCTTCTTTTATACCTGCTATTAAGCAGTATTTAGATGGTTCAATAACGCTTTCAGAAAGTTCTACCTATGAATCAATTAAAAAGCAAGAGTGGAACACGCTAATTCAGGATGAAATAAACGAAGAACGTTTTTCATCTAAGAAGGTTGATATTGCGCCAACGTTAGTGCCGTATTTTGATGGGGTTTTCCGTGTGGATTCTGTACCTGAAGTACAAGTTTTAAAAGAATTTACTCGATTAGACTACATTGACCGATTTACAGATGAAGAATCGAAAACACAGCCGGTTGTTATAACAAGCGAACCGAAATGGTTACCAGCTGTGCGAAATTACGGTGAAGGTATTTTCTTTCAATTTAATTTAGAAAAATTGCTCCAATGGGAACAAACTGAGCAAATTACGAGTGCTATTGTAAGAGCATATAATACCCAGCGTGAAGAATTTAAAAAGTCACCATTAGATATTCTGCCACGCCAAATTTTGTTGCATACATTTAGCCATGCTTTGTTGCAGGAACTAGCTGCACATTGCGGCTATACAACGACGTCTTTAAAAGAACGTATTTATGCAAACGATGACATGTATGGTGCATTTATATACACTGCCTCTGGAGATTCAGAAGGAAGTTTAGGTGGATTAACAAACTTGGCTCAAAGCGAAAAGTTATTACCCATAATTATTCGTGCATTAGAAAAGATGAGCTATTGTTCATCTGATCCAATCTGTTCGGATGGGGAATTTGAGTATCATACTTCAGCAAATGGCGCGGCCTGTCATGCATGTACATTTGTTTCCGAAACTTCGTGTGAATGGGGAAATTTATTGCTTGATCGTCGAACATTAATCAACATTAATCCGAATGAGAAAGACGGTTACTTTGATCAATTATTAGAAATGTAA
- the smpB gene encoding SsrA-binding protein SmpB produces MPKGEGKVVSQNKKANHDYFIEETYEAGLVLQGTEIKSIRAGKVNLKDSFAKIERGEVFLHNMHVSPYEQGNRYNHDPLRTRKLLLHRKQISKLIGATKEEGYSLVPLKLYLKNGFAKVLIGIGKGKKKYDKREDLKKKDAKREIERAFRDRQKQF; encoded by the coding sequence ATGCCAAAGGGAGAGGGAAAGGTTGTTTCCCAAAACAAAAAAGCAAATCATGACTATTTTATAGAAGAAACATATGAAGCCGGCCTTGTGTTACAAGGAACTGAAATCAAATCGATTCGTGCAGGAAAAGTGAATTTAAAAGATTCCTTTGCCAAAATCGAGCGAGGAGAAGTGTTTCTTCACAACATGCACGTAAGCCCATACGAGCAGGGGAACCGTTATAACCATGATCCGCTGAGAACGAGAAAGCTACTGCTTCATCGCAAGCAAATCAGCAAATTGATTGGTGCGACAAAGGAAGAAGGCTACTCACTCGTACCTCTGAAACTCTACTTAAAAAATGGCTTTGCCAAAGTGCTGATCGGAATTGGTAAAGGGAAAAAGAAATACGATAAACGTGAAGATCTGAAGAAAAAAGATGCAAAACGTGAAATCGAGCGTGCCTTCCGTGATCGTCAAAAGCAATTCTAG
- the rnr gene encoding ribonuclease R, whose amino-acid sequence MQKEEFMDELLAFMQEEAYKPLTVQELEVMMEITNPDDYKELVKALVILEDQGLIVRTRSDRYGVPEKMNLVKGKLSAHAKGFAFVTPEEFGQDDIFIPPNELGTAMNGDTVMVRVSHKSNGTKKEGTVIRILERNTQTVVGTYTETKSFGFVIPDDKKITNDIFIPKSAKNGAVEGHKVVVTLTSYPEGRMSAEGEVTEILGHKNDPGIDILSIIHKHGLPGEFPEEALQQAADTPETIDEKDIEGRRDLRNETIVTIDGADAKDLDDAVTVQKLDDGKYKLGVHIADVSHYVTENSPIDQEAYERGTSVYLVDRVIPMIPHRLSNGICSLNPKVDRLTLSCEMVIDRSGKVVKHEIFQSVIKTTERMTYSDVNKILVDQDEELLDKYEPLVPMFQEMEKLAEILREKRMERGAVDFDFKEAKVLVDDEGAAKDVVVRERSVAEKLIEEFMLVANETVAEHFHWMNVPFIYRIHEEPNPEKLQRFLEFVTTFGYIVKGTSTNIHPRALQSVLDAVRDQPEEVVIQTVMLRSMKQAKYDPESIGHFGLSTEFYTHFTSPIRRYPDLIVHRLIRTYLIKKKTDEATLEKWGQLLPEIADHASTMERRSVDAERETDDLKKAEFMLDKIGEEFDGMISSVTNFGLFVELPNTIEGLVHVSYMTDDYYRFDEQHFAMIGERTGNVYRIGDEITVKVVNVNKDEHSIDFEIVGMKGTRRKSPKDFKFKKRTDSPAKKGRGGQNASGDKAKEDKGGSDWFTGRKKKKKKKRVFDNAPKQKRKKKK is encoded by the coding sequence GTGCAAAAAGAAGAATTTATGGATGAATTACTCGCGTTTATGCAAGAAGAGGCGTACAAACCGTTAACGGTACAAGAATTAGAAGTCATGATGGAAATTACCAATCCTGATGATTATAAAGAGCTCGTCAAAGCACTTGTGATATTAGAGGATCAGGGACTTATTGTCCGTACTCGCAGCGACCGCTACGGTGTGCCAGAAAAAATGAACTTGGTAAAAGGAAAGCTATCTGCTCATGCCAAAGGGTTTGCATTTGTGACGCCAGAAGAGTTTGGACAGGATGATATTTTCATTCCGCCAAATGAGCTAGGCACAGCGATGAATGGCGACACCGTCATGGTTCGTGTCAGTCACAAATCAAATGGAACAAAAAAAGAGGGAACTGTCATCCGCATCCTGGAGCGTAATACTCAGACGGTTGTCGGTACCTATACAGAAACGAAAAGCTTTGGTTTTGTCATTCCTGATGATAAAAAAATTACAAATGATATCTTTATCCCGAAATCTGCTAAAAACGGAGCAGTCGAAGGCCATAAGGTTGTTGTGACGCTGACCAGCTATCCAGAAGGAAGAATGAGTGCAGAGGGCGAAGTAACTGAAATTCTTGGTCATAAAAATGATCCTGGTATTGATATTTTATCGATCATTCATAAACATGGCCTGCCAGGTGAGTTCCCAGAAGAAGCGCTCCAGCAGGCAGCAGATACACCTGAAACGATTGATGAAAAAGACATAGAAGGAAGACGGGATCTGCGCAACGAAACGATCGTGACGATTGACGGAGCAGATGCGAAGGACTTAGATGATGCCGTTACGGTGCAAAAGCTGGATGATGGCAAATACAAGCTAGGGGTGCACATTGCGGACGTCTCTCACTATGTGACAGAGAACTCCCCGATTGATCAAGAAGCTTATGAGCGTGGAACGAGTGTGTATCTCGTTGACCGCGTCATTCCGATGATTCCGCACCGCCTGTCAAACGGTATTTGCTCATTGAATCCGAAGGTCGATCGTCTCACACTGTCATGTGAAATGGTCATTGATCGGAGCGGGAAGGTCGTTAAACACGAGATTTTCCAAAGTGTGATCAAAACGACGGAAAGAATGACCTATTCCGATGTCAATAAAATTCTAGTTGATCAAGACGAGGAGCTTTTAGATAAATACGAGCCACTCGTACCAATGTTCCAAGAGATGGAGAAGCTTGCAGAGATTCTTCGTGAAAAACGGATGGAGCGCGGAGCTGTAGACTTTGACTTCAAGGAAGCAAAAGTGCTTGTAGATGATGAAGGAGCAGCAAAAGACGTTGTAGTTCGCGAGCGATCTGTTGCAGAGAAATTAATTGAAGAATTCATGCTTGTTGCAAACGAAACCGTTGCAGAGCATTTCCATTGGATGAATGTTCCGTTCATTTACCGAATTCACGAAGAACCAAATCCTGAAAAGTTGCAGCGCTTTTTAGAGTTCGTGACGACGTTTGGTTACATTGTGAAAGGAACATCAACGAACATTCATCCGCGTGCACTTCAAAGTGTACTTGATGCTGTAAGGGATCAACCAGAAGAAGTTGTGATACAAACTGTGATGCTTCGTTCTATGAAACAGGCGAAGTATGATCCAGAAAGCATCGGCCATTTTGGTTTATCAACGGAATTCTATACACATTTCACATCGCCGATCCGCCGTTATCCGGATTTAATCGTGCATAGACTGATCCGAACGTATTTGATTAAGAAAAAGACAGACGAAGCAACTCTTGAAAAGTGGGGCCAGCTGCTGCCTGAAATCGCAGATCATGCGTCTACGATGGAGCGCCGCTCAGTTGATGCAGAGCGTGAAACAGATGACCTGAAGAAAGCAGAGTTTATGCTTGATAAAATCGGTGAAGAATTTGATGGTATGATAAGTTCCGTGACGAACTTCGGACTATTCGTTGAACTGCCGAATACAATTGAAGGTCTTGTCCATGTCAGCTACATGACAGACGACTATTATCGCTTTGATGAGCAGCACTTTGCCATGATCGGTGAACGCACAGGAAATGTCTACCGTATCGGTGATGAAATCACAGTCAAAGTGGTGAATGTCAATAAAGATGAGCACTCGATTGATTTTGAAATCGTCGGCATGAAAGGCACCCGCCGTAAATCGCCGAAAGATTTTAAGTTTAAAAAACGGACAGATTCACCAGCGAAAAAAGGGCGCGGAGGTCAAAATGCCTCTGGAGATAAAGCCAAAGAGGATAAAGGCGGAAGTGACTGGTTCACAGGCCGCAAGAAGAAGAAAAAGAAAAAACGCGTATTTGATAACGCACCAAAACAAAAGCGTAAAAAGAAAAAGTAA